One window from the genome of Desulfobacterales bacterium encodes:
- the pyrE gene encoding orotate phosphoribosyltransferase, translating to MKAELIELLCQKSFKFSQEPIYKLVSGRMSQFYVNCKPVTLSARGMFLAGHLLFESIKDEDVNAVGGLTFGADPLAVATAFASELKAKPINAFSIRKTQKDHGMIRWIEGDVAPGERVAIIDDVATTGGSTIKAIERARSEGLDVVKAVIFVDRQEGGLDNIRQHVSNAASIITRDELVERYKALFEGPGS from the coding sequence ATGAAAGCAGAATTAATCGAGCTGTTGTGTCAGAAGTCTTTCAAATTCAGCCAAGAACCCATCTATAAACTGGTGTCAGGCCGCATGAGCCAGTTTTACGTCAATTGCAAACCGGTAACTCTCAGCGCACGGGGCATGTTTCTGGCCGGACATCTGTTGTTTGAGTCGATCAAAGACGAGGATGTCAATGCAGTTGGCGGCCTCACTTTTGGCGCCGACCCGCTGGCAGTGGCCACAGCGTTTGCTTCCGAATTAAAGGCCAAACCCATCAACGCCTTCTCTATTCGTAAGACCCAAAAGGATCATGGCATGATCCGCTGGATCGAAGGCGATGTTGCACCCGGTGAGCGGGTGGCCATTATCGATGATGTGGCCACGACCGGCGGCTCCACCATCAAGGCCATCGAGCGGGCCCGCAGCGAGGGGCTTGATGTTGTCAAGGCGGTCATATTTGTTGATCGACAGGAAGGTGGGCTTGATAACATTCGGCAGCATGTGTCGAATGCTGCCAGCATTATTACACGGGATGAGCTTGTTGAGCGGTATAAGGCCCTTTTTGAAGGGCCCGGTTCATAG
- a CDS encoding TolC family protein: MLSLTDTIKAALEANLNLKRSQEEVKAAQENRKARITEFFPTLSASYDYLHRNREQTQELTGLVGEDFVVRPDDEYTFVTSFNQPIFRGFSIFNQYRIADLGLDAAEFSEKITRQDVILDAKNAFYSVLKAVKLLDVAKQRVNQIAAQKEVAENFYEVGMSPLNDLLESQASLANARQDEIVALNDLAIARSQFNILLRRRVNAAVELQDVLDYTPFVHDFQYCLDTAKNDRLEIIIADLDVEIAEKEVTLAKRDYMPSVNLRGEYIRVGDEWNSSGGDGISDAKSWNIRATAEWDFWEWGRTHFGVREKLHRLSQAQYRREQILDNIELEVKTAFLRTRESEKNILTVEKAIEQAKENFRINQERFKEQVATTTDVLDAQTLLSDTLTNYFNALYNFKIAKATLYRAMGQEIIE; the protein is encoded by the coding sequence ATGCTTTCACTCACTGATACCATCAAAGCAGCTCTGGAGGCAAATTTAAACCTGAAACGATCCCAGGAAGAAGTCAAGGCCGCCCAGGAAAACCGCAAGGCGCGCATCACTGAGTTTTTCCCGACCCTCAGTGCCTCCTATGATTATCTGCATCGAAACCGGGAGCAGACCCAGGAACTAACCGGTCTGGTCGGAGAAGACTTTGTTGTGCGTCCCGACGATGAGTATACGTTTGTGACGTCCTTTAACCAGCCGATATTCAGAGGTTTTTCAATATTTAACCAGTATCGAATCGCTGATCTGGGCCTGGATGCAGCCGAGTTTAGTGAGAAAATTACGCGGCAGGATGTGATTCTGGATGCCAAAAATGCATTTTACTCGGTACTAAAAGCCGTCAAACTGCTGGATGTTGCCAAGCAAAGGGTCAACCAGATTGCCGCTCAAAAAGAGGTGGCCGAAAACTTCTACGAGGTGGGGATGTCCCCGCTCAACGACTTACTGGAATCCCAGGCATCGCTGGCCAATGCCCGCCAGGATGAAATAGTCGCCCTAAACGATTTGGCGATCGCCAGATCTCAATTCAATATACTTCTGCGGCGCCGGGTCAACGCAGCGGTGGAGTTGCAGGATGTCCTTGACTATACGCCGTTTGTGCATGATTTCCAATATTGCCTGGACACCGCTAAAAATGACCGCCTCGAAATCATTATAGCGGATCTGGATGTTGAAATCGCTGAAAAAGAAGTGACGCTGGCCAAAAGAGATTACATGCCATCGGTTAATTTAAGAGGTGAATATATCCGCGTCGGAGATGAGTGGAATTCGAGCGGCGGGGACGGCATTTCCGATGCGAAAAGCTGGAATATCCGGGCAACAGCTGAATGGGACTTCTGGGAATGGGGCCGCACCCATTTCGGCGTAAGAGAAAAATTGCACCGTCTTTCACAAGCGCAGTATCGCCGGGAGCAGATTTTAGACAACATAGAGCTGGAGGTTAAAACGGCCTTTCTGCGAACCCGCGAAAGTGAAAAAAATATCCTCACTGTTGAAAAAGCCATCGAGCAGGCCAAGGAAAATTTCCGTATCAACCAGGAACGGTTTAAAGAACAAGTAGCCACCACCACCGATGTTTTAGACGCCCAAACGTTGCTTTCCGATACGCTGACCAATTATTTTAATGCCCTTTACAATTTTAAGATTGCAAAAGCCACACTTTATCGTGCGATGGGGCAGGAAATCATTGAATGA
- the ftsE gene encoding cell division ATP-binding protein FtsE produces MMETDDKRSIIRMFHVHRNYGTKKALIDITLDIFKNDFVFLTGASGAGKTTLLKLLYLAEPVSEGQVLIDGMNLSRVPRKRLPFLRRKFGIIFQDYKLIANRSVFDNVALVLEAAGKKRRLIQKRVSGVLRLVGMEDRQTAYPPSLSGGEQQRVAVARAIVGDPKIILADEPTGSLDDDSAQTIMKLLNGVHIRGATVVIATHDKALIHKTGGRVLLLNQGRLEGSSIIDKQYDNSIF; encoded by the coding sequence ATGATGGAAACCGATGACAAGCGCTCCATAATTCGGATGTTCCATGTTCATCGCAATTACGGCACCAAAAAAGCCCTGATTGATATTACACTCGATATTTTCAAAAATGATTTCGTATTTCTTACCGGTGCCAGCGGCGCAGGAAAAACCACGCTGCTCAAGCTGTTGTATTTGGCTGAACCGGTATCGGAAGGCCAGGTCTTGATTGATGGAATGAATCTTTCCCGCGTTCCGCGCAAGCGCCTGCCGTTCCTGCGCAGAAAATTTGGTATTATCTTTCAAGATTACAAGCTCATCGCCAACCGTAGCGTTTTTGATAATGTTGCGCTGGTACTTGAGGCCGCCGGTAAAAAAAGACGCTTGATCCAAAAGAGGGTCAGCGGTGTGCTGCGCCTAGTCGGCATGGAAGATCGGCAAACCGCTTATCCACCCAGTCTATCAGGCGGAGAACAGCAACGGGTCGCTGTTGCCCGCGCCATCGTCGGGGATCCGAAAATTATCCTGGCCGATGAACCCACTGGAAGCCTGGATGATGATTCCGCCCAAACTATAATGAAATTGTTAAATGGCGTGCACATCCGGGGTGCAACCGTTGTCATCGCAACGCACGATAAAGCCCTTATTCACAAAACCGGCGGGCGGGTGTTGCTTTTAAATCAGGGGCGATTAGAAGGATCGTCAATAATCGATAAGCAATATGATAATTCTATTTTTTAA
- the ftsX gene encoding permease-like cell division protein FtsX translates to MIILFFKRALEDFRNNRLLNIITLLTISLSILIVSTFILFFINTSEMMNFWKKGLRVMAYLKPDFPPEQRTGVWDQIKAMPGVENVRFISKEMALRQLKSRMKRQASLFENLDKNPLPDAFEIQLNPKSQNWENAEVLATQIDALEAIDEVEYGQRYLGRFTQIFNLFKLAGYIMCGIFFMAAVFIVANTIRLVIYSRRDEIEIMRLVGAAEHFIKIPFYFQGLMQGAAGAVIGLAILFGAYWLMASNIEQGAFAGLFNIRFLSPLMAGLIILTSMLIGWFGSYLSLKQYLRT, encoded by the coding sequence ATGATAATTCTATTTTTTAAAAGAGCCCTTGAAGACTTTCGCAATAATCGGCTGCTAAATATCATCACGCTACTGACCATTTCGCTATCCATCCTCATCGTCAGCACATTCATTCTTTTCTTTATCAACACCAGTGAAATGATGAATTTCTGGAAAAAAGGACTGCGGGTGATGGCCTATCTTAAGCCGGATTTTCCACCGGAACAGCGCACGGGCGTATGGGATCAAATCAAGGCGATGCCCGGTGTTGAAAACGTGCGCTTTATTTCAAAAGAGATGGCGTTGCGGCAATTGAAATCCCGCATGAAACGCCAGGCATCGCTTTTTGAAAACCTGGATAAAAACCCCTTACCCGACGCATTTGAAATCCAGTTAAACCCAAAATCCCAAAACTGGGAAAATGCGGAAGTCCTGGCCACCCAGATTGATGCTTTGGAAGCCATCGACGAAGTTGAATACGGGCAGCGGTATCTGGGACGCTTCACTCAGATTTTTAATCTGTTTAAATTAGCCGGATATATCATGTGCGGTATTTTCTTTATGGCAGCGGTGTTTATCGTAGCCAATACGATCCGCTTGGTCATCTATTCACGAAGGGATGAAATTGAAATCATGCGGCTGGTGGGTGCCGCTGAGCATTTTATCAAGATTCCGTTTTACTTTCAGGGTCTGATGCAGGGCGCCGCCGGCGCGGTCATCGGGTTGGCTATCTTGTTTGGGGCTTACTGGCTGATGGCCTCCAATATCGAACAAGGCGCCTTTGCAGGATTGTTTAACATTCGTTTTCTCTCGCCGCTTATGGCGGGTCTGATCATTTTGACGAGCATGCTGATTGGCTGGTTTGGCTCTTATTTATCTCTCAAACAATATTTGAGAACTTAG
- a CDS encoding peptidoglycan DD-metalloendopeptidase family protein → MNRYIRYLCQMTGCFLIVVVGSLINAQEPEAPIDEYKKKAQDISREIEKSRVKIQKFIHKESDIIQQLNRADRALNRSRKRTASLSREIDRLDKMITETKAASAKLAHQIEANERYVANRMVALYKLNWLGKFHVLASAENLQELLQRQKAIELILAQDNKVIRDLIENRREFDIVRSRLETHRNEKRRRADTYQKQINRVATERNQRSKLLAYVRKEKSAQLAAIESLKQAAQDLDEKIKMLGTSSAVPDDYRTDESFGSYKGLLKLPVKGKIVSLFGEFKNTRYQVLNFRSGIEIQTEIGEPIQAVFAGKVLYADWFKGYGNMIIIDHGDSYYTVYAHLEDAFKSKGDSVEAGEVIATVGDTGSISGPMLYFEVRHHGEPLDPMQWLESS, encoded by the coding sequence ATGAACAGATATATTCGATATTTATGCCAGATGACAGGCTGTTTTTTGATAGTTGTCGTTGGCTCCTTGATAAATGCCCAGGAGCCAGAAGCGCCGATCGACGAATATAAGAAGAAAGCCCAGGATATCAGTCGTGAAATCGAAAAGAGCCGGGTTAAAATTCAAAAGTTCATCCACAAGGAAAGCGATATTATTCAGCAGTTAAACCGGGCGGATCGGGCGTTGAACCGCTCACGAAAGCGCACCGCCAGTCTCAGTCGCGAAATTGATCGTCTGGATAAAATGATCACCGAAACAAAGGCGGCATCCGCTAAACTGGCGCATCAAATAGAGGCCAATGAGCGCTATGTCGCCAACCGCATGGTGGCGCTCTATAAATTGAACTGGCTGGGAAAATTCCACGTGCTGGCTTCGGCTGAAAATCTGCAAGAACTCCTCCAGCGCCAAAAGGCCATCGAGCTGATTCTTGCCCAGGATAACAAGGTGATCAGGGATTTAATTGAAAACCGGCGCGAATTTGACATTGTGCGATCGCGTCTGGAGACGCATAGAAATGAAAAGCGCCGCAGAGCCGACACTTATCAGAAACAAATCAATCGCGTGGCTACCGAGCGCAACCAACGCTCCAAACTTTTGGCCTATGTACGCAAAGAAAAATCAGCCCAGTTGGCCGCAATTGAATCATTGAAGCAGGCCGCCCAGGATCTAGATGAAAAAATTAAAATGTTGGGCACCAGCTCAGCAGTGCCTGATGATTATCGCACAGACGAGTCGTTTGGGTCATATAAAGGCTTGCTTAAACTGCCGGTAAAGGGTAAAATAGTAAGTCTTTTCGGTGAGTTTAAAAATACCCGTTATCAGGTATTGAATTTTCGCAGCGGGATTGAGATTCAAACCGAAATAGGCGAACCGATTCAGGCTGTATTTGCCGGTAAAGTTCTTTATGCCGACTGGTTTAAAGGCTACGGAAACATGATTATCATAGATCATGGGGACAGCTACTATACGGTCTATGCCCATCTTGAAGATGCCTTTAAATCAAAGGGGGATTCGGTCGAAGCCGGTGAGGTGATTGCCACCGTGGGAGATACCGGCTCTATCAGCGGCCCTATGCTATATTTCGAAGTTCGACACCATGGCGAACCATTGGATCCAATGCAATGGCTTGAATCCAGCTAA
- a CDS encoding S41 family peptidase, translating to MKLKKIQNVKIWMIMVSAVVFWTIGAGFFGDLAAKSDESYEGLKIFADVIELIEKEYVDDVEAKELIEKAIEGMLHSLDPHSSLMPPEAFEDLQIDTKGKFTGIGIHITMRDGFVTVISPIEDTPADKAGIVAQDRIVRVDGKPVKDLRGAVNMMRGPKGTKVVVTIIREGEKEPLEFELVRDVIPIISVKAIELKPGYNYIRLSQFSGSTTKELEAALDKMESAEVPVKGLVLDLRNNGGGLLNQAIQVTDLFLEDGKILSIKGRNKKNTKVYMATPDEDIRSYPLVVLINGGSASASEIVAGALQDQKRALILGTTSFGKGSVQTVETLRDGSGVKLTIARYFTPNGRSIQAKGIEPDIVLKHKRIDPKDSKDEGLLKEKDLLNHLEADPGKDKKKSDDSQNSESQNQEIQFRVGPLNRDRLMTDNQVVRALEILNSYDIFKSLNS from the coding sequence ATGAAATTGAAAAAGATTCAAAATGTTAAGATCTGGATGATCATGGTCAGCGCCGTGGTTTTTTGGACGATTGGGGCCGGTTTTTTTGGTGATCTTGCCGCTAAAAGTGACGAATCCTACGAGGGACTCAAGATTTTTGCGGATGTTATCGAACTTATCGAAAAAGAATATGTTGACGATGTTGAGGCAAAGGAGCTGATTGAAAAAGCGATCGAAGGTATGCTGCATAGCCTGGATCCGCATTCATCCCTGATGCCGCCAGAGGCATTTGAAGATTTGCAAATTGATACCAAGGGCAAGTTTACGGGTATTGGGATCCATATCACCATGCGAGATGGGTTTGTCACCGTTATCTCTCCCATCGAAGACACACCCGCAGATAAGGCTGGTATTGTGGCCCAGGACCGAATTGTAAGAGTTGATGGCAAGCCGGTGAAAGATTTACGTGGCGCTGTCAATATGATGCGGGGTCCGAAAGGCACCAAAGTTGTGGTGACGATCATACGCGAAGGGGAAAAAGAACCGCTTGAGTTTGAGCTGGTTCGGGATGTTATTCCAATTATCAGTGTTAAGGCCATCGAGCTTAAACCGGGCTACAACTACATTCGCTTGTCGCAGTTTTCAGGCAGCACTACGAAGGAGCTCGAAGCTGCATTGGATAAAATGGAATCCGCAGAGGTTCCGGTTAAAGGCCTGGTACTGGATCTTAGAAACAACGGCGGCGGTTTGCTGAATCAGGCCATCCAGGTAACCGATCTTTTTCTGGAAGATGGCAAAATTCTATCCATCAAAGGACGAAACAAGAAAAACACTAAGGTATATATGGCCACGCCGGATGAAGATATTCGCAGTTATCCGCTTGTGGTGCTGATCAACGGTGGCAGTGCCAGCGCTTCTGAAATCGTGGCCGGTGCGCTTCAAGATCAAAAACGAGCCCTGATACTGGGCACAACATCCTTTGGCAAAGGATCCGTGCAAACCGTGGAGACATTGCGGGACGGTTCCGGGGTTAAACTGACCATTGCCAGGTATTTTACACCCAATGGGCGATCCATTCAGGCCAAGGGTATCGAACCGGACATCGTATTAAAACACAAACGGATTGACCCCAAAGATTCAAAGGACGAAGGCTTATTAAAAGAAAAAGATTTGTTAAATCATCTTGAAGCCGATCCTGGAAAAGATAAAAAGAAAAGCGACGATTCCCAAAACAGCGAGTCACAAAATCAAGAAATACAGTTTAGAGTCGGCCCATTGAATCGCGATCGACTTATGACTGATAATCAGGTCGTCCGGGCGCTTGAAATCCTGAACAGCTATGACATCTTTAAAAGTTTGAACAGCTGA